A single genomic interval of Apteryx mantelli isolate bAptMan1 chromosome 19, bAptMan1.hap1, whole genome shotgun sequence harbors:
- the CACNG5 gene encoding voltage-dependent calcium channel gamma-5 subunit, with protein sequence MLLSMSTCGRKALTLLSSVFAVCGLGLLGISVSTDYWLYLEEGTVQPQNQTTEIKMSLHSGLWRVCFLAGEERGRCFTIEYVMPMNVQLTSESTINVLKMIRSATPFPLVSLFFMFIGFILSNIGHIRPHRTILAFVSGIFFILSGLSLVVGLVLYISSINDEMLNRTKDSESFFNYKYGWSFAFSAISFLLTESAGVMSVYLFMKRYTAEDIYRPHPSFYRPRLSNCSDYSGQFLHPDAWVRGRSPSDISSEASLQMNSNYPALLKCPEYDQMSSSPC encoded by the exons ATGCTCCTCAGCATGAGCACGTGCGGCAGGAAGGCTCTCACCCTGCTCAGCAGCGTCTTCGCCGTCTGCGGCCTGGGCCTCCTGGGCATCTCTGTCAGCACGGACTACTGGCTCTACCTGGAGGAAGGCACCGTCCAGCCCCAAAACCAGACGACGGAGATCAAGATGTCGCTGCACTCGGGGCTCTGGAGGGTCTGCTTTTTGGCAG GTGAAGAGCGCGGCCGGTGCTTCACTATAGAATACGTCATGCCCATGAATGTCCAGCTGACATCTGAATCGACAATCAATGTCCTGA AGATGATTCGTTCTGCTACCCCTTTCCCTTTGGTCAGCCTCTTTTTCATGTTCATTGGTTTTATACTGAGCAACATCGGCCACATTCGGCCTCACAGGACCATCCTTGCCTTCGTGTCTGGAATATTCTTCATCCTGTCTG GTCTGTcgctggtggtggggctggttcTGTACATCTCCAGCATTAATGACGAGATGCTGAACAGGACCAAGGACTCTGAAAGTTTCTTCAATTACAAATACGGATGGTCATTTGCTTTCTCTGCTATCTCTTTCCTTCTCACAGAG agTGCCGGCGTGATGTCCGTCTACTTGTTCATGAAAAGATACACCGCCGAGGACATTTACCGCCCGCACCCCAGCTTCTACCGTCCCCGTCTGAGCAACTGCTCCGATTACTCCGGGCAGTTTTTGCACCCGGATGCGTGGGTGCGTGGACGCAGCCCTTCGGATATCTCCAGCGAGGCGTCCCTGCAGATGAACAGTAACTACCCAGCGCTGCTCAAGTGCCCCGAATACGACCAGATGTCCTCCTCCCCATGCTGA